In a genomic window of Pseudomonas putida:
- a CDS encoding SDR family NAD(P)-dependent oxidoreductase produces the protein MKIDLTGKLAIVTGSTDGIGLGISKALAESGATVVVIGRDTAKVEHALASIRQSVPGAQLRGLTADLGTAAGAEKLFAAEPRADILVNNLGIYAAVDFFDTPDSEWTRFYEINVISGVRLSRHYVPDMVKQGWGRVIFLSSESGIAIPADMLNYGVTKSANLAVSHGLAKRLAGTGVTVNAILPGPTLTGGVEEMLKDAVAASGRSVREEADAFVRNARPSSIIQRVADVEEVANLVAYIASPLSSATTGAALRVDGGVVDSLAI, from the coding sequence ATGAAAATCGATCTGACTGGAAAACTGGCCATCGTCACCGGCAGTACCGACGGCATTGGTCTGGGCATCAGCAAGGCGTTGGCCGAATCCGGCGCCACGGTGGTGGTGATCGGCCGTGACACGGCCAAGGTCGAGCACGCGCTGGCGAGCATTCGCCAGAGCGTGCCGGGTGCGCAATTGCGCGGTTTGACCGCTGACCTGGGCACTGCCGCAGGCGCGGAAAAACTGTTCGCCGCCGAGCCTCGGGCCGACATTCTGGTGAACAACCTGGGGATCTACGCCGCGGTTGATTTCTTTGACACCCCCGACAGCGAGTGGACGCGGTTCTATGAGATCAACGTGATCTCCGGTGTGCGCCTGTCCCGGCATTACGTACCGGACATGGTCAAGCAGGGCTGGGGCCGGGTGATTTTCCTGTCCTCGGAATCCGGGATCGCGATCCCGGCCGACATGCTCAACTATGGCGTGACCAAAAGCGCCAACCTGGCGGTATCCCATGGACTGGCCAAGCGCCTGGCGGGTACCGGGGTGACGGTCAACGCGATCCTGCCGGGGCCGACCCTCACTGGCGGTGTGGAGGAAATGCTCAAGGATGCCGTCGCCGCTTCCGGCCGCAGCGTTCGCGAAGAGGCCGATGCCTTTGTGCGCAATGCGCGTCCGAGTTCGATCATCCAGCGCGTGGCGGATGTCGAGGAAGTGGCCAACCTGGTCGCCTACATCGCTTCACCGCTGTCCTCGGCCACTACCGGCGCCGCCCTGCGAGTCGACGGCGGTGTCGTCGACAGCCTGGCAATCTGA
- a CDS encoding FAD-binding oxidoreductase: MNIAVACEHPPLPDALRDELSQLLGDRFSTSASVREHHGTDISALDPLPPDAVAFANSLEDIVAISSACHRHDVPMIVYASGTSLEGWLQASHGGVSIDVSGMDKILEIRVDDMDATVQPGVTRKQLNAALHGTGLFFPIDPGADASLGGMAATRASGTNAVRYGTMRENVLGMTAVLADGRVINTGGRARKSSAGYDLTHLLVGSGGTLATIAELTVKLHPIPEAISAAVCRFPSVDHAVRTVIQTIQLGVPIARIELIDALTVRALNAYSKTQLPEAPSLFFELHGSEAGVKEQVETVRMVADEHEGQDFEWAVHPEDRSRLWQARHEAYFAALALRPGCRSLTTDAVVPISRLAECIEATAADLAENGLLAPIFGHVGDGNFHALILVDPNDPGEVERAEAVAHSLAERAISMDGSCTGEHGVGLTKQHFMALEHGANAVDTMAAIKAALDPKQLMNPGKIFPRGRAQR, translated from the coding sequence ATGAACATTGCCGTTGCCTGTGAACACCCGCCCCTGCCCGATGCGTTGCGCGACGAATTGAGCCAACTGCTCGGCGATCGTTTCTCCACCTCCGCCAGTGTGCGCGAGCACCATGGCACTGACATCTCCGCCCTCGATCCGCTGCCGCCGGATGCCGTGGCCTTCGCCAACAGCCTGGAAGACATCGTCGCCATCAGCAGCGCCTGCCACCGCCACGACGTGCCGATGATCGTCTACGCCAGCGGCACCTCGCTGGAGGGCTGGCTGCAGGCGTCCCACGGCGGCGTCAGTATCGATGTGTCGGGCATGGACAAGATTCTCGAGATTCGCGTCGACGACATGGACGCCACGGTACAGCCGGGCGTGACGCGCAAACAGCTGAACGCCGCCCTGCACGGTACCGGCCTGTTCTTCCCGATCGATCCCGGCGCGGACGCATCGCTGGGTGGCATGGCCGCGACCCGCGCCTCGGGTACCAACGCCGTGCGCTACGGCACCATGCGCGAGAACGTACTGGGCATGACCGCCGTGCTGGCCGATGGTCGGGTGATCAACACCGGTGGCCGGGCGCGCAAATCCTCCGCTGGCTACGACCTGACGCATCTGCTGGTGGGCTCCGGCGGCACCCTGGCGACCATCGCCGAACTGACCGTCAAACTTCATCCGATTCCCGAAGCGATTTCGGCGGCGGTGTGCCGTTTCCCCAGCGTCGATCACGCGGTTCGCACGGTGATCCAGACCATCCAGTTGGGTGTGCCGATTGCCCGCATCGAACTGATCGACGCCCTGACCGTGCGCGCCCTCAACGCCTACAGCAAAACACAACTGCCAGAAGCGCCGTCGCTGTTCTTCGAATTGCATGGCTCCGAAGCCGGGGTCAAGGAACAGGTCGAAACCGTGCGCATGGTCGCCGACGAGCACGAAGGCCAGGATTTTGAATGGGCGGTGCACCCGGAGGATCGCAGCCGACTGTGGCAGGCGCGCCACGAAGCCTATTTCGCCGCCCTCGCCCTGCGCCCGGGTTGCCGCTCGCTGACTACCGATGCCGTGGTGCCGATCTCGCGTTTGGCCGAATGCATCGAAGCCACCGCGGCGGATCTGGCGGAAAACGGTTTGCTGGCACCGATCTTCGGCCATGTCGGCGACGGCAATTTCCATGCGCTGATCCTGGTCGATCCCAATGACCCGGGCGAAGTCGAGCGTGCCGAAGCCGTGGCCCATAGCCTGGCAGAGCGGGCAATCTCGATGGACGGCAGCTGCACCGGCGAGCACGGTGTCGGCCTGACCAAGCAGCACTTCATGGCCCTTGAACACGGCGCCAACGCCGTCGACACGATGGCCGCGATCAAGGCCGCGCTGGACCCGAAACAGCTGATGAACCCCGGCAAGATCTTCCCCCGTGGCCGTGCGCAGCGCTGA
- a CDS encoding LysR family transcriptional regulator: MEIRQIKYFVAIIDCGSLSQAARQVHVAQSALSKQMSALEAELGAQLLYRNHNGVIASEAGKVFYEYAQGMLKHLSDARAAVNSSPDAVSGSIVVALPQSVATIIAMPLMRTVKARYPQVAFNFNEELTGNVMDQLVHGRVDLALFTSEGLPSQVLFSPLVEEDFYLIHTANDPDAPPPGEVSLQQALAQPLVFPSQAHGHSTRTLVEQAVKLHGLPLAEIAMEVNSVHILKSAVEAGIGHTIMPLNLAVREIEDGRLVAHRIAADGLTRTLGICSCTTMPASHLKNLISELIREVVHGLCERGEWPGGRAL, encoded by the coding sequence ATGGAAATCCGTCAGATCAAATATTTCGTCGCGATCATCGATTGCGGCAGCCTGTCGCAAGCGGCGCGCCAGGTGCACGTGGCGCAATCGGCGCTGAGCAAACAGATGTCGGCACTGGAAGCCGAACTGGGCGCGCAGTTGCTCTATCGCAATCACAACGGTGTGATCGCCAGCGAGGCCGGCAAGGTGTTCTACGAGTATGCCCAAGGCATGCTCAAGCACCTCAGCGATGCCCGTGCGGCAGTGAACAGCAGCCCGGACGCGGTCAGTGGTTCGATTGTCGTCGCCTTGCCGCAAAGCGTGGCGACCATCATTGCCATGCCGCTGATGCGCACGGTCAAGGCGCGTTATCCGCAGGTGGCGTTCAACTTCAACGAAGAGCTGACCGGCAACGTCATGGATCAACTGGTCCATGGCCGCGTCGATCTCGCGCTGTTCACCTCCGAGGGCCTGCCGAGCCAGGTGCTGTTCAGCCCGTTGGTCGAAGAGGATTTCTACCTGATCCACACGGCCAACGACCCCGATGCGCCGCCACCGGGGGAAGTGTCACTGCAACAGGCGCTGGCGCAACCCCTGGTGTTCCCCAGCCAGGCCCACGGCCACAGCACCCGGACCCTGGTCGAACAAGCGGTGAAGCTGCACGGCCTGCCCCTGGCCGAGATCGCGATGGAGGTCAACTCGGTGCACATCCTCAAGAGTGCGGTCGAGGCCGGTATCGGGCACACCATCATGCCGTTGAACCTGGCGGTGCGCGAAATCGAGGACGGTCGCCTGGTGGCCCATCGCATCGCCGCAGACGGCCTGACACGAACCCTGGGGATTTGCAGTTGCACCACGATGCCCGCCAGCCACCTGAAAAACCTGATCAGCGAGCTGATCCGCGAAGTGGTGCACGGCTTGTGCGAGCGCGGTGAATGGCCGGGCGGCCGGGCGCTCTGA
- a CDS encoding MFS transporter produces MNTTNPDDLADAALHSAYRKTAWRVIPLLIVCYLVAYLDRVNVGFAKLQMLDDLKFSDAVYGLGAGVFFVGYLMFEIPSNIALHRFGARRWIARIMMTWGLLSAAMMFIQTPMSFYVLRFLIGIAEAGFFPGIIFYLTTWFPAHRRGVMISLFIAALPISSMLGSLISGWIMQNLHGVAGYAGWQWLFVIEGLPAVFLGAAVFFLLRDRIADAQWLSPEEKRGMQAALDREALGKAQHSLRDGLLNPKIWLLGGVYFCLVLGQYVISFWMPTIIRNSGVAEPWAIGVLTAIPYSVAAISMVLVGRSSDRHREYRWHLAICACIGAAGVIFGTLFGNNLLLAMLGLTVGTAAMISSLPVFWGMPTAVVGGAAAAAGIALINSLGNVAGFFSTIVVGWLTQVTGSTQVAMYFMAGALVVGGLLGLSVSRAGQVPSAATPDPLLR; encoded by the coding sequence ATGAACACAACAAACCCCGATGACCTTGCGGATGCAGCCCTGCACTCGGCCTACCGCAAAACCGCCTGGCGGGTGATTCCGCTGCTGATCGTCTGCTACCTGGTCGCCTACCTGGACCGCGTCAACGTCGGCTTCGCCAAATTGCAGATGCTCGACGACCTGAAATTCAGCGACGCCGTCTACGGCCTCGGCGCCGGGGTATTCTTCGTCGGTTACCTGATGTTCGAGATTCCCAGCAACATCGCCCTGCACCGCTTCGGCGCCAGGCGCTGGATCGCCCGCATCATGATGACCTGGGGCCTGCTGTCGGCGGCGATGATGTTCATCCAGACGCCGATGAGCTTCTACGTGCTGCGATTTCTGATCGGCATCGCCGAAGCGGGATTCTTTCCGGGGATCATCTTCTACCTCACCACCTGGTTTCCCGCCCATCGACGCGGGGTGATGATTTCCCTGTTCATCGCCGCCCTGCCGATCTCCAGCATGCTTGGCTCGCTGATCTCCGGGTGGATCATGCAGAACCTCCATGGCGTGGCCGGTTACGCGGGCTGGCAGTGGTTGTTTGTGATCGAAGGCTTGCCGGCGGTGTTCCTGGGGGCGGCGGTGTTTTTCCTGCTGCGCGACAGGATCGCCGATGCGCAATGGCTCAGCCCCGAAGAGAAACGCGGCATGCAGGCCGCGTTGGATCGTGAAGCCTTGGGCAAAGCGCAACACTCGCTGCGCGATGGTTTGCTGAACCCGAAGATCTGGCTGCTCGGTGGGGTGTATTTCTGCCTGGTGCTGGGGCAATACGTGATCAGCTTCTGGATGCCCACCATCATCCGCAACAGCGGTGTCGCCGAGCCGTGGGCCATCGGCGTGCTGACGGCCATCCCCTACTCGGTCGCGGCGATCAGCATGGTGTTGGTCGGTCGCAGCTCCGACCGCCATCGCGAATACCGCTGGCACCTGGCGATCTGCGCCTGCATCGGCGCGGCCGGAGTGATCTTCGGCACCCTGTTCGGCAACAACCTGCTGCTGGCCATGCTCGGCCTGACCGTCGGCACCGCCGCGATGATCAGCAGCCTGCCGGTGTTCTGGGGCATGCCCACCGCCGTGGTCGGCGGCGCGGCGGCTGCGGCGGGGATTGCCCTGATCAATTCACTGGGCAACGTCGCGGGGTTCTTCAGCACCATCGTGGTGGGCTGGTTGACGCAAGTGACCGGCAGCACCCAGGTGGCCATGTACTTCATGGCCGGGGCGTTGGTGGTCGGTGGATTGCTTGGGTTGAGCGTGTCGCGGGCGGGTCAGGTTCCATCGGCGGCGACACCGGATCCGCTTCTCAGGTAG
- a CDS encoding RHS repeat-associated core domain-containing protein, which yields MVSTTLLATDQQCSVLNTLKANHPPQTIAYSPYGHRPAASWLLCLLGFNGELVDLMTGHYLLGNGYRAFNPVLMRFNSPDSLSPFGEGRFNAYAYCEGDPVNLNDPTGHAAGWALVRTNLKRIISQHRSIPQTRTNGTMWLGEAPSRSPRSVARVEPVQAPPSASHSTILPNVVPRSPNAPAQTSPAMREVVHNTVQPPRTAVVLPTPITDPGRLAELTHYGNLEGIGITNFPRGNQLAAQRTQVFEIRRTIDQRMEGGVLRGNRA from the coding sequence ATGGTGTCAACCACACTATTGGCAACTGATCAGCAGTGCTCAGTGCTGAACACGCTCAAAGCAAACCATCCACCACAAACCATTGCCTATTCGCCCTACGGGCATCGCCCCGCTGCGTCATGGCTGCTCTGCTTGCTGGGGTTCAATGGCGAACTTGTAGACTTGATGACCGGGCATTATTTGTTGGGGAATGGGTATCGGGCGTTTAATCCGGTGTTGATGCGGTTTAACAGCCCGGACAGTTTAAGTCCGTTTGGCGAGGGGAGGTTTAATGCGTATGCGTACTGCGAGGGTGATCCAGTTAACCTGAACGATCCGACTGGGCACGCTGCTGGATGGGCTCTTGTGCGGACCAACCTTAAACGAATCATCTCCCAGCACCGCTCGATTCCTCAGACAAGGACGAATGGAACGATGTGGCTGGGCGAAGCGCCTTCGAGATCTCCCCGCTCCGTAGCCAGAGTTGAGCCCGTGCAAGCTCCGCCCTCAGCATCGCACAGCACCATACTTCCGAATGTAGTTCCCCGCTCGCCAAACGCGCCTGCGCAAACGTCACCTGCAATGAGGGAAGTGGTGCATAACACTGTCCAGCCCCCGCGCACCGCAGTCGTCCTTCCAACACCGATTACAGATCCTGGTCGATTGGCTGAGTTAACTCACTATGGCAACTTGGAAGGAATTGGGATCACAAATTTCCCAAGGGGGAATCAACTGGCTGCACAAAGAACACAAGTGTTTGAAATTCGCAGGACCATCGACCAACGAATGGAAGGTGGTGTTTTGCGGGGAAACAGAGCCTGA
- a CDS encoding CoA transferase gives MGARVIKVEPHEGEQGRTLGPAWIGEDAC, from the coding sequence ATGGGCGCCAGGGTGATCAAGGTGGAACCCCACGAGGGCGAGCAGGGCCGCACTCTGGGACCTGCCTGGATCGGCGAGGACGCATGCTGA
- a CDS encoding CoA transferase, with protein MLIDLHHPQHGVVRVPGFPINSREAAQTPYRAAPENGEHSRSVLRDFEFSEGEIENLLISNALRYPKKTAF; from the coding sequence ATGCTGATCGACCTGCACCATCCGCAGCATGGCGTGGTTCGGGTGCCGGGGTTTCCGATCAATAGCCGGGAGGCGGCGCAGACACCCTATCGAGCAGCGCCGGAAAACGGCGAGCACTCTCGTTCGGTGTTGCGGGACTTTGAGTTTTCCGAAGGGGAAATCGAGAACCTGCTGATTTCGAATGCGCTCCGATACCCGAAGAAGACAGCCTTCTGA